From one Rosa rugosa chromosome 4, drRosRugo1.1, whole genome shotgun sequence genomic stretch:
- the LOC133746287 gene encoding protein DGS1, mitochondrial has protein sequence MEVSRASPTEVNETKDLKTLISFYSHYLWNRLLDFLPSSDYNFLRRIRVRAAASRRRHLACLPLPLPANILDSCQPATTEASRVLDVLHEILKHTFSNLHHVQKNLQFWESRAEGSKAQKVKFMVLERGPQAFVDGTIQLIRGYDGEGSSIQNMCLSASAYMSERIAVLSSLRSSLATFLAQFYMEIESFGEELVKDPESSLPSLLERINNLFFKLEASIGHLHAMRPSDSSVEGSYSFPLVFEKLPEINQDRSQWTDCEIRDSINLISQNLEKLESHLTFIVDKHRKPRRVTRHWIRYTCGAVGLSVCSVWLIRHSRLSGSHDIDNWVREAKDSTVSFLHDHVEQPLLSIRDELFATFRQRHKGMMELEEVQLTSNSLHRMLLAFSEQTKGQKFPGNASDQEMLEIVMARYEKELEHPIHNLVNGELARALLIQVQKLKLDTETAMLELNQILRANEINFAILAALPAFFLSLILLMLVRAWFKRDKRAEGRGRVARLQRRLLVVEVEKRIMQYQSFIDQGMEKEALDMFGLLLYSLDRLYHAVKGHAKATGEWQWLCQDIVELAKPSLQTAYKLRVTSRMERVYDCLLPALQRQ, from the exons ATGGAGGTCAGTCGAGCTTCACCGACGGAGGTAAACGAAACCAAAGACCTCAAAACCCTAATCTCCTTCTACTCCCACTACCTCTGGAACCGACTCCTCGATTTCCTCCCCTCTTCCGATTACAATTTTCTCCGCCGAATCCGAGTCCGAGCCGCCGCATCACGGCGGCGACACCTTGCATGTCTTCCGCTCCCTTTACCGGCTAATATACTCGACTCTTGCCAGCCGGCGACGACGGAGGCGTCTAGAGTTCTCGATGTGCTACATGAGATTCTGAAGCACACCTTCTCCAATTTGCACCATGTCCAGAAGAACCTGCAGTTTTGGGAGTCTAGGGCTGAG GGATCAAAAGCTCAAAAAGTTAAGTTTATGGTGCTTGAGAGAGGTCCGCAGGCTTTTGTTGATGGTACAATCCAACTGATACGTGGATATGATGGTGAGGGTTCTTCCATACAGAATATGTGCCTCTCTGCATCGGCTTACATGTCTGAGAGGATAGCGGTGTTAAGTAGCTTAAGATCTTCTCTTGCCACATTTTTGGCCCAGTTTTACATGGAAATTGAAAGTTTCGGAGAAGAGTTGGTGAAAGATCCAGAGAGTTCGTTGCCCTCCTTATTAGAGAGAATTAATAACTTGTTCTTCAAATTAGAGGCATCTATCGGCCATCTCCATGCAATGCGCCCGAGTGATTCTTCTGTTGAAGGAAGCTATTCATTTCCGCTAGTATTTGAGAAATTGCCTGAGATAAATCAAGACAGATCCCAGTGGACAGACTGTGAAATTAGGGATTCAATCAATTTGATTTCTCAAAATCTGGAGAAACTGGAATCTCACTTAACTTTTATAGTTGACAAACATCGGAAACCAAGGAGAGTAACTCGACATTGGATCCGCTATACCTGTGGTGCGGTTGGCCTCTCAGTTTGTTCTGTGTGGCTCATAAGACATAGTCGTCTGTCAGGAagtcatgacatagataattgGGTTCGAGAAGCTAAGGATTCAACCGTCAGCTTCTTGCATGATCATGTTGAGCAACCGCTGCTGTCTATTAGAGATGAACTTTTTGCGACATTCAGGCAAAGGCACAAAGGAATGATGGAGCTTGAAGAAGTGCAATTAACCTCCAATTCTCTGCACAGAATGTTGTTGGCTTTCAGTGAGCAGACAAAAGGGCAAAAGTTCCCAGGGAATGCATCTGATCAGGAAATGCTTGAAATAGTTATGGCTAGGTATGAAAAGGAACTTGAACATCCTATTCATAACCTTGTAAATGGCGAGCTGGCTCGTGCCTTGCTGATCCAGGTTCAGAAGCTAAAACTCGATACTGAAACCGCCATGCTTGAATTGAACCAGATTCTGAGGGCAAATGAGATAAACTTTGCAATCCTAGCTGCTTTACCAGCATTCTTTCTCTCCCTCATTCTGCTAATGCTAGTGCGTGCATGGTTCAAACGGGATAAAAGAGCAGAAGGAAGGGGACGAGTTGCTCGGCTCCAGAGGAGGTTACTTGTTGTGGAAGTTGAGAAGAGGATTATGCAGTATCAAAGTTTTATCGATCAAGGGATGGAGAAAGAAGCGCTAGACATGTTTGGATTGTTGTTGTATAGTCTGGATCGCCTATACCATGCTGTCAAGGGGCATGCCAAAGCAACTGGGGAATGGCAGTGGTTGTGTCAGGATATAGTTGAGCTGGCAAAGCCCAGCCTTCAAACTGCATATAAACTCAGAGTGACCTCGCGGATGGAACGGGTTTATGACTGTTTACTTCCTGCATTGCAGCGCCAGTAG
- the LOC133744045 gene encoding ribonuclease J isoform X2, whose product MAMKITLVIPALDPSTPIFASSFTMELIRKRLKENGIFVPSRLKMFRTKRKFMAGPFEIEPIRVTHSIPDCCGLVLRCTDGTILHTGDWKIDESPLDGQGFDREGLEELSKEGVTLMMSDSTNVLSPGRTTSESSVADALMRHISAAQGRVITTQFASNIHRLGSVKAAADATGRKLVFVGMSLRTYLDAAWRDGKAPIDPSTLVKVEDIDSYAPKDLLIVTTGSQAEPRAALNLASFGSSHSVKLTKEDIILYSAKVIPGNESRVMKMLNRISDMGSTIVMGKNEGLHTSGHGYRGELEEVLRIVKPQHFLPIHGELLFLKEHELLGRSTGIHHTTVIKNGEMLGVSHLRNRRVLSNGFTLLGKENLQLKYSDGDKAFGTSSDLCVDERLKIALDGIIVVSMEILRPQNVNGLAESSIKGKIRITTRCLWLDKGKLYDALYKAAHAALSSCPINCPLPHMERTVSEVLRKLVRKYSGKRPEVIAIAMENPTAVLADEVSTRLSGKSHVGYERSALRKVIDGNSNKSRPTRTEANEAKDNTHLQSTTSEQDFEDDGGEVKAPLPVEVSTSSKVNPEKLSSDTKEPDDFWNAMVKLSAGDKLAEDKDGLVLQEEHVKKDDSESTETPNPSKPVKRNKWKPEEVKKFIEMRGKLHSRFQVVKGRMALWEEISRNLLAEGINRSPGQCKSLWSSLVQKYEESKSGKRSPKSWPYYEEMDGALSDSEAMATK is encoded by the exons ATGGCCATGAAGATCACATTG GTGATCCCAGCTTTGGATCCCAGTACACCAATATTTGCATCATCCTTCACCATGGAG CTTATTAGGAAACGTCTGAAGGAAAATGGGATTTTTGTTCCATCCAGACTCAAGATGTTCAGAACAAAGAGGAAATTTATGGCCGGGCCATTTGAAATTGAGCCTATCCGAGTGACACATTCTATTCCCGACTGTTGTGGATTAGTTCTTCGCTGTACTGATGGTACAATTCTTCATACCGGGGACTGGAAG ATTGACGAGTCACCACTGGACGGTCAAGGTTTTGATCGTGAAGGTTTGGAAGAACTTTCAAAAGAAGGAGTAACATTG ATGATGAGTGACTCTACAAATGTTCTCTCACCTGGAAGGACTACAAGTGAATCTTCTGTGGCAGATGCACTGATGAGGCATATTTCAGCAGCTCAAGGGAGGGTTATTACCACCCAGTTTGCTTCAAACATACATCGACTTGGAAGTGTGAAAGCTGCTGCTGATGCTACTGGTAGAAAGTTG GTATTTGTTGGTATGTCCTTAAGGACATATCTTGATGCAGCTTGGAGGGATGGGAAGGCACCAATTGATCCATCAACCCTG GTGAAAGTGGAAGATATTGATTCCTATGCTCCAAAGGATTTGCTAATCGTCACAACTGGCTCTCAA GCAGAACCACGTGCAGCTCTAAATCTTGCATCATTTGGAAGTAGTCATTCTGTCAAACTAACCAAGGAAGATATAATTTTATATTCTGCTAAG GTTATTCCTGGTAATGAATCTCGGGTAATGAAAATGTTAAACCGCATATCAGATATGGGATCAACGATAGTGATGGGTAAGAACGAGGGGCTGCACACTTCTGGTCATGGGTACCGTGGAGAACTG GAGGAAGTGCTTAGAATTGTGAAGCCGCAGCACTTTCTGCCCATACATGGAGAACTCTTGTTTCTCAAAGAGCATGAATTGCTTGGGAGATCAACTGGCATCCATCACACCACT GTAATAAAGAATGGGGAAATGCTTGGGGTTTCTCATTTGAGAAACAGAAGGGTACTTTCAAATGGTTTCACCTTGCTTGGAAAGGAGAATTTGCAG TTGAAATATAGTGATGGTGATAAAGCATTTGGTACATCAAGCGACCTTTGTGTTGATGAGAGACTAAAAATTGCCTTAGATGGCATAATAGTGGTCAG CATGGAAATTTTACGGCCCCAAAATGTAAATGGTCTGGCTGAAAGTAGCATAAAAGGAAAGATAAGAATTACCACCCGATGTTTGTGGCTTGACAAAGGAAAGCTATATGATGCGCTCTATAAAGCTGCCCATGCTGCACTGTCAAGCTGCCCTATTAATTGTCCTTTACCTCACATGGAAAGAACAGTGTCTGAGGTATTGAGGAAATTGGTAAGAAAATACAGTGGTAAAAGGCCAGAAGTTATTGCTATTGCCATGGAGAATCCCACAGCAGTTCTTGCCGATGAGGTCAGTACAAGACTATCTGGAAAGTCCCATGTTGGTTACGAGAGGTCAGCTTTACGAAAAGTAATTGATGGAAATTCAAATAAGAGTCGACCAACTAGGACAGAAGCAAATGAAGCCAAGGACAATACACATCTGCAGAGTACCACTTCAGAGCAAGATTTTGAAG ATGATGGTGGTGAAGTCAAAGCACCACTACCTGTGGAAGTTTCCACTAGTTCAAAAGTCAATCCCGAAAAGCTTTCTTCTGATACAAAGGAGCCAGATGATTTCTGGAATGCAATGGTCAAGTTATCAGCTGGTGACAAATTAGCAGAAGATAAAGATGGTTTGGTTCTGCAAGAGGAACATGTAAAGAAAGATGACTCTGAAAGCACTGAGACACCAAATCCTTCAAAGCCGGTGAAACGGAACAAATGGAAGCCCGAGGAGGTTAAAAAGTTTATTGAAATGCGTGGGAAACTGCATAGCAGATTTCAAGTTGTGAAGGGGAGAATGGCGCTATGGGAAGAAATATCTAGAAACTTGTTGGCTGAGGGGATCAATCGAAGCCCCGGGCAATGCAAATCTTTGTGGTCATCTTTGGTTCAGAAATACGAG GAAAGCAAGAGTGGAAAGAGAAGCCCAAAGAGTTGGCCATATTATGAGGAAATGGATGGAGCTTTGTCTGATTCAGAGGCAATGGCAACAAAGTGA
- the LOC133743908 gene encoding cycloeucalenol cycloisomerase, with product MGGKKESSSSSSSPSLWLASNPSKRWGELFFLFYTPFWLTLCLGIVVPYKLYERFTEWEYLLIGLVSAVPSFLLPMLFVGKADRSLCWKDRYWVKASVWTILFSYVGNYFWTHYFFTVLGASYTFPSWKMNNVPHTTFLLTHVCFLFYHVGSNMTLRRLRHSIADMPKQVQLLFEAAWILAFAYFIAYLETVAISNFPYYEFVDRAIMYKVGCLFYAIYFIVSFPMFLRIDEKPGDAWDLPRAAIDALGAAMLVTIILDLWRIFLGPIVLIPETKQCIQPGLPWFPGHDNLT from the exons ATGGGTG GTAAAAaggaatcttcttcttcttcttcttctccgagTTTATGGCTGGCTTCCAATCCAAGCAAGCGATGGGGGGagctcttctttctcttctacACTCCTTTCTGGCTCACTCTCTGCCTCGGAATCGTCGTCCCCTACAAGCTCTACGAG AGGTTTACGGAATGGGAGTATTTGCTAATTGGATTGGTCTCGGCTGTTCCTTCGTTTTTGTTACCCATGTTATTCGTGGGAAAG GCAGATAGAAGCTTGTGTTGGAAGGATCGGTATTGGGTCAAG GCCAGTGTGTGGACAATACTTTTTAGCTATGTTGGGAATTACTTTTGGACCCACTATTTCTTCACGGTTTTGGGAGCTTCGTATACTTTCCCGTCATGGAAAATGAACAAT GTACCACATACTACCTTCCTTCTCACACATGTTTGCTTCCTATTTTATCATGTCGGATCAAACATGACGCTTCGCAGACTACGCCATTCTATTGCTGACATGCCAAAACAAGTTCAATTGCTTTTTGAGGCTGCATGGATATTGGCTTTTGCTTATTTCATAGCATACCTGGAGACTGTAGCTATTTCCAAC TTCCCTTATTATGAATTTGTCGACCGGGCGATTATGTACAAAGTTGGGTGCTTGTTTTATGCCATCTACTTCATTGTTAGCTTTCCCATGTTTCTTAG GATTGACGAGAAACCTGGTGATGCATGGGACTTGCCAAGAGCCGCCATTGATGCTCTGGGTGCTGCAATGCTGGTGACGATAATACTAGATCTGTGGCGCATATTTCTGGGACCTATTGTTCTGATTCCAGAAACTAAACAGTGCATTCAACCCGGACTACCATGGTTCCCTGGACATGACAACTTGACTTGA
- the LOC133742240 gene encoding protein ROOT INITIATION DEFECTIVE 3-like, whose protein sequence is MGGNGGEAVVVCSGKSMGTGITVWDIDTGDRLLHIPSCASPPRALLCLRNQIIVASQIHRPGSVGGGAISMWALNKPQQPLWSYPLEAIVSLACTKDGVYLAGGAPSGNAYLWEVKSGKLLKTWRAHCNSLNCMLFFDDGSLLISGGDDGMICVWSLISLLDVEDYQSFPSLLNYSMDHKSSITGLSTTSGSSRLVIVSSSLDGSCKVWDLGLGKLLQTQVYPISITALILNPTEQLFFSGSVDGRIFVNQLEIGLVDEDPLFAVEDQAVVLKGHNVSITALTFCQSGLISASEDCTICIWDVTTWAIIRRFDHQKGGVTNLAVIPRSSLLPGSNQRRGSGVSLLEKYPQPANSSRGDMSITLASPCQFLKENQTSINFQTTDQHIYDMEKEYTPASMEMKLERSLEERTGATRMANHVMDMNRHLQSRLLDLMQSSFLLSRSTEMDSPSTKKRKTLMLESPPLQEEEK, encoded by the exons atgggtggtAATGGAGGTGAGGCAGTGGTTGTGTGCAGTGGCAAGAGCATGGGAACAGGGATAACAGTATGGGACATAGACACAGGGGATCGTCTCCTTCACATACCCTCCTGTGCTTCTCCTCCTCGTGCACTTCTGTGCCTGAGGAACCAGATCATTGTTGCCTCTCAGATTCACAGGCCTGGCTCTGTTGGCGGTGGGGCCATCTCCATGTGGGCCTTAAACAAG CCTCAGCAGCCTCTTTGGAGCTACCCGTTGGAGGCCATTGTATCACTTGCATGCACAAAGGATGGTGTATATCTCGCCGGTGGTGCTCCATCCGGAAATGCTTATCTTTGGGAG GTCAAAAGTGGAAAATTGCTCAAAACTTGGCGTGCACATTGTAATTCTTTGAACTGCATGCTGTTTTTTGATGATGGTTCTCTTCTCATTTCTGGCGGAGACGATGGCATGATCTGTGTGTGGTCTTTGATTAG TTTGCTAGATGTGGAAGATTACCAAAGCTTTCCCTCGTTACTAAATTATTCAATGGATCACAAATCCTCTATAACTGGCCTGTCAACTACATCAGGGAGCTCAAGATTGGTCATAGTATCAAGCTCACTTGATGGCTCATGCAAG GTTTGGGATTTAGGCTTGGGAAAGCTTCTGCAAACTCAAGTTTATCCAATATCAATAACTGCACTTATTCTTAACCCAACAGAGCAGCTCTTTTTCTCTGGTAGTGTAGATGGAAGAATTTTCGTGAACCAACTCGAAATTGGACTCGTGGATGAGGACCCTTTGTTCGCCGTTGAAGATCAAGCAGTTGTGCTAAAAGGACACAA TGTATCTATTACTGCATTGACCTTCTGCCAATCGGGTCTGATATCTGCATCTGAGGATTGCACCATCTGCATCTGGGATGTCACCACTTGGGCAATCATTCGTAGATTCGACCATCAGAAAG GGGGTGTAACTAATCTGGCAGTGATCCCACGGTCCTCACTGCTTCCGGGGTCAAACCAACGGAGAGGGTCTGGTGTTTCCTTACTCGAGAAGTATCCTCAGCCTGCCAACTCATCCAGGGGAGACATGAGTATCACTCTTGCTTCGCCATGCCAATTCCTGAAAGAGAACCAGACCTCGATCAATTTTCAAACCACTGACCAACATATATATGACATGGAG AAAGAATACACTCCTGCGTCAATGGAAATGAAATTGGAACGAAGTTTAGAGGAGCGGACGGGGGCAACAAGAATGGCAAACCATGTCATGGACATGAATAGGCACCTGCAGTCGCGGTTGTTAGATTTGATGCAGAGCAGCTTTTTATTGTCCAGGTCTACTGAAATGGATTCACCTTCAACCAAAAAGAGAAAGACCCTCATGCTCGAAAGTCCTCCATTACAGGAGGAGGAGAAGTGA
- the LOC133744045 gene encoding ribonuclease J isoform X1 codes for MQLGVLGGLSLYHSIYSPPLPAQMAAVGALSPFPYSLLWRPKSSNRTVSCSVGSSTAPTGTRGSNYKRSGRVEGPRKSMEDSVQRKMEQFYEGRDGPPLRVLPIGGLGEIGMNCMLVGNYDRYILIDAGIMFPDFDELGVQKIIPDTTFIRKWKHKIEAIVITHGHEDHIGALPWVIPALDPSTPIFASSFTMELIRKRLKENGIFVPSRLKMFRTKRKFMAGPFEIEPIRVTHSIPDCCGLVLRCTDGTILHTGDWKIDESPLDGQGFDREGLEELSKEGVTLMMSDSTNVLSPGRTTSESSVADALMRHISAAQGRVITTQFASNIHRLGSVKAAADATGRKLVFVGMSLRTYLDAAWRDGKAPIDPSTLVKVEDIDSYAPKDLLIVTTGSQAEPRAALNLASFGSSHSVKLTKEDIILYSAKVIPGNESRVMKMLNRISDMGSTIVMGKNEGLHTSGHGYRGELEEVLRIVKPQHFLPIHGELLFLKEHELLGRSTGIHHTTVIKNGEMLGVSHLRNRRVLSNGFTLLGKENLQLKYSDGDKAFGTSSDLCVDERLKIALDGIIVVSMEILRPQNVNGLAESSIKGKIRITTRCLWLDKGKLYDALYKAAHAALSSCPINCPLPHMERTVSEVLRKLVRKYSGKRPEVIAIAMENPTAVLADEVSTRLSGKSHVGYERSALRKVIDGNSNKSRPTRTEANEAKDNTHLQSTTSEQDFEDDGGEVKAPLPVEVSTSSKVNPEKLSSDTKEPDDFWNAMVKLSAGDKLAEDKDGLVLQEEHVKKDDSESTETPNPSKPVKRNKWKPEEVKKFIEMRGKLHSRFQVVKGRMALWEEISRNLLAEGINRSPGQCKSLWSSLVQKYEESKSGKRSPKSWPYYEEMDGALSDSEAMATK; via the exons ATGCAATTAGGGGTTTTGGGAGGTTTATCTCTCTACCACTCCATATACTCACCTCCCTTGCCCGCTCAAATGGCCGCCGTCGGAGCTCTCTCGCCCTTCCCCTACAGCCTCCTCTGGCGGCCCAAGTCTTCAAACCGCACCGTTTCGTGCTCCGTCGGCTCTTCTACTGCTCCAACAG GCACGCGCGGGTCTAATTATAAAAGATCAGGAAGAGTGGAGGGGCCTCGGAAAAGTATGGAAGACTCTGTTCAGAGAAAGATGGAGCAGTTTTATGAAGGGAGAGATGGTCCACCACTACGTGTTTTGCCAATCGGTGGACTGGGAGAAATTGGGATGAATTGCATGCTGGTTGGGAATTATGATCGATATATACTGATTGATGCCGGTATCATGTTTCCAGA CTTCGATGAACTTGGAGTCCAAAAGATAATACCTGATACCACATTTATCAGAAAATGGAAACACAAAATTGAAGCAATTGTCATTACACATGGCCATGAAGATCACATTGGTGCGTTGCCTTGG GTGATCCCAGCTTTGGATCCCAGTACACCAATATTTGCATCATCCTTCACCATGGAG CTTATTAGGAAACGTCTGAAGGAAAATGGGATTTTTGTTCCATCCAGACTCAAGATGTTCAGAACAAAGAGGAAATTTATGGCCGGGCCATTTGAAATTGAGCCTATCCGAGTGACACATTCTATTCCCGACTGTTGTGGATTAGTTCTTCGCTGTACTGATGGTACAATTCTTCATACCGGGGACTGGAAG ATTGACGAGTCACCACTGGACGGTCAAGGTTTTGATCGTGAAGGTTTGGAAGAACTTTCAAAAGAAGGAGTAACATTG ATGATGAGTGACTCTACAAATGTTCTCTCACCTGGAAGGACTACAAGTGAATCTTCTGTGGCAGATGCACTGATGAGGCATATTTCAGCAGCTCAAGGGAGGGTTATTACCACCCAGTTTGCTTCAAACATACATCGACTTGGAAGTGTGAAAGCTGCTGCTGATGCTACTGGTAGAAAGTTG GTATTTGTTGGTATGTCCTTAAGGACATATCTTGATGCAGCTTGGAGGGATGGGAAGGCACCAATTGATCCATCAACCCTG GTGAAAGTGGAAGATATTGATTCCTATGCTCCAAAGGATTTGCTAATCGTCACAACTGGCTCTCAA GCAGAACCACGTGCAGCTCTAAATCTTGCATCATTTGGAAGTAGTCATTCTGTCAAACTAACCAAGGAAGATATAATTTTATATTCTGCTAAG GTTATTCCTGGTAATGAATCTCGGGTAATGAAAATGTTAAACCGCATATCAGATATGGGATCAACGATAGTGATGGGTAAGAACGAGGGGCTGCACACTTCTGGTCATGGGTACCGTGGAGAACTG GAGGAAGTGCTTAGAATTGTGAAGCCGCAGCACTTTCTGCCCATACATGGAGAACTCTTGTTTCTCAAAGAGCATGAATTGCTTGGGAGATCAACTGGCATCCATCACACCACT GTAATAAAGAATGGGGAAATGCTTGGGGTTTCTCATTTGAGAAACAGAAGGGTACTTTCAAATGGTTTCACCTTGCTTGGAAAGGAGAATTTGCAG TTGAAATATAGTGATGGTGATAAAGCATTTGGTACATCAAGCGACCTTTGTGTTGATGAGAGACTAAAAATTGCCTTAGATGGCATAATAGTGGTCAG CATGGAAATTTTACGGCCCCAAAATGTAAATGGTCTGGCTGAAAGTAGCATAAAAGGAAAGATAAGAATTACCACCCGATGTTTGTGGCTTGACAAAGGAAAGCTATATGATGCGCTCTATAAAGCTGCCCATGCTGCACTGTCAAGCTGCCCTATTAATTGTCCTTTACCTCACATGGAAAGAACAGTGTCTGAGGTATTGAGGAAATTGGTAAGAAAATACAGTGGTAAAAGGCCAGAAGTTATTGCTATTGCCATGGAGAATCCCACAGCAGTTCTTGCCGATGAGGTCAGTACAAGACTATCTGGAAAGTCCCATGTTGGTTACGAGAGGTCAGCTTTACGAAAAGTAATTGATGGAAATTCAAATAAGAGTCGACCAACTAGGACAGAAGCAAATGAAGCCAAGGACAATACACATCTGCAGAGTACCACTTCAGAGCAAGATTTTGAAG ATGATGGTGGTGAAGTCAAAGCACCACTACCTGTGGAAGTTTCCACTAGTTCAAAAGTCAATCCCGAAAAGCTTTCTTCTGATACAAAGGAGCCAGATGATTTCTGGAATGCAATGGTCAAGTTATCAGCTGGTGACAAATTAGCAGAAGATAAAGATGGTTTGGTTCTGCAAGAGGAACATGTAAAGAAAGATGACTCTGAAAGCACTGAGACACCAAATCCTTCAAAGCCGGTGAAACGGAACAAATGGAAGCCCGAGGAGGTTAAAAAGTTTATTGAAATGCGTGGGAAACTGCATAGCAGATTTCAAGTTGTGAAGGGGAGAATGGCGCTATGGGAAGAAATATCTAGAAACTTGTTGGCTGAGGGGATCAATCGAAGCCCCGGGCAATGCAAATCTTTGTGGTCATCTTTGGTTCAGAAATACGAG GAAAGCAAGAGTGGAAAGAGAAGCCCAAAGAGTTGGCCATATTATGAGGAAATGGATGGAGCTTTGTCTGATTCAGAGGCAATGGCAACAAAGTGA
- the LOC133745588 gene encoding putative calcium-binding protein CML19, whose translation MQSNRGFERVFSYFDEDGDGKISPSELRNRLGLMGGEMLQNEAEVAVGFLDSDGDGLLGLDDLVGLMEGGEEEEKMKGLREAFEVYDEEGCGFITPKSLKRMLNRLGESKSIEECKVMINQFDLNGDGLISFEEFTVMMR comes from the coding sequence ATGCAGAGTAACAGAGGATTCGAGCGTGTGTTCAGCTACTTTGATGAAGATGGAGACGGGAAGATCTCACCCTCTGAGCTGAGAAACCGGCTAGGGTTGATGGGAGGAGAGATGCTGCAAAACGAAGCGGAGGTTGCGGTGGGGTTTTTGGACTCCGACGGGGATGGCTTGCTGGGTTTGGATGATCTTGTTGGGTTGATGGAAGgtggagaagaggaagagaaaatgAAGGGTTTAAGGGAGGCCTTTGAAGTGTATGATGAGGAGGGATGCGGGTTTATAACACCTAAGAGCTTGAAGAGAATGCTTAATAGATTGGGTGAGTCCAAGTCCATTGAGGAATGCAAGGTGATGATCAATCAATTTGATCTGAATGGGGATGGCCTCATCAGCTTTGAAGAGTTCACAGTAATGATGCGATGA